The Methanobacterium sp. BAmetb5 genome includes a region encoding these proteins:
- the larC gene encoding nickel pincer cofactor biosynthesis protein LarC, with amino-acid sequence MTVIIDPQQAGISGNMVVGSLIDMGADKESVVEVMEYYGSYFGQVKVKVDRVDKAGIQATWVNVECADHQAISYPKLLETLDGIKHEKVTPTILNFAKKVFKTIAIAESQVHGVAMDKIHFHEVGAADAVADIIGASYAFHELGLNGKKIYGLPPALGGGRIKSDHGNLTVPAPATMEILKNIPALGGPVSQELTTPTGAALMVNMVDEFSQFYPLITNSKVAYGAGKLELEFPNVLRIVLGNSPLPTDKISILETNLDDVTGEVLGHTVDRLMEEGALDVTIIPTIAKKNRPGHLLRVISKSHMNNVLLETIIRETGTLGVRTIPYVHRNIVNREIIPVEVDFDGKIRTVRVKVAKIGEEIVNVTVEYEDARKVSEEIQVPLKDVIRFINQQIPF; translated from the coding sequence GCAACAGGCAGGAATATCTGGTAACATGGTAGTAGGGTCCCTTATAGATATGGGAGCAGATAAAGAATCAGTTGTTGAAGTCATGGAATATTATGGCTCCTATTTTGGCCAGGTTAAGGTGAAGGTAGACCGGGTGGATAAAGCCGGGATCCAGGCCACCTGGGTCAATGTTGAATGTGCAGATCACCAGGCCATAAGTTACCCTAAACTCCTGGAAACTTTAGATGGTATCAAACACGAGAAGGTAACACCTACCATTTTGAATTTTGCTAAAAAAGTTTTCAAAACCATTGCCATAGCAGAATCCCAGGTTCACGGAGTAGCTATGGATAAAATACATTTCCATGAAGTGGGAGCAGCTGATGCCGTGGCTGATATAATAGGGGCCTCTTATGCCTTTCATGAACTGGGATTAAATGGGAAAAAAATTTATGGACTCCCCCCGGCCCTCGGAGGAGGCCGGATAAAAAGTGATCACGGGAATCTCACGGTCCCGGCACCGGCAACAATGGAAATCCTTAAAAATATCCCGGCATTGGGAGGCCCAGTCAGTCAGGAACTAACCACCCCTACTGGGGCAGCTTTAATGGTGAACATGGTTGATGAATTCTCCCAGTTCTATCCTCTGATAACCAATAGCAAAGTGGCCTATGGTGCTGGAAAATTGGAATTGGAATTTCCCAATGTATTACGGATAGTTCTGGGTAACTCTCCCCTCCCCACGGATAAAATTTCCATTTTAGAAACAAATCTGGATGACGTTACCGGGGAAGTGCTGGGGCATACTGTAGACCGACTCATGGAAGAGGGAGCTCTGGATGTTACTATAATTCCCACCATAGCCAAAAAAAACCGGCCCGGACATCTTTTAAGAGTAATCAGTAAATCCCATATGAATAATGTTCTTCTTGAAACTATAATCAGGGAAACAGGAACTCTTGGAGTTAGAACCATTCCTTATGTTCATCGCAACATTGTAAACCGGGAAATAATTCCAGTTGAAGTTGATTTTGACGGAAAAATCAGGACAGTGCGGGTAAAAGTTGCCAAAATTGGTGAAGAAATAGTAAATGTCACCGTTGAATACGAAGATGCTCGTAAAGTTTCAGAAGAGATTCAAGTTCCTCTAAAAGATGTGATAAGGTTTATAAATCAGCAGATACCTTTTTAG